A region from the Anaerobaca lacustris genome encodes:
- a CDS encoding LamG-like jellyroll fold domain-containing protein, with product MSKRHVYWISVVLMLLMVQRGFSTNPDPIGHWKFDDGAGLTAADSSPGGYDGTLENAGGMDWVAGVLRGALTLDGTGYVSVPAEVWTPVSTQLTIAVWAFGSEGLPNNWFFFAGDAGEQRLVGSHLPWEGTVYFDTTPGWERINKAAQPDEYQGQWRHWTFVKNADTGDKKIYLDGELWHSGSGFTTPVEGVDVFRIGAGDNGALPYTGLIDDFQLYDVELTQDQIRAAMQGISAEQAVDPMPEDGQIDVPRDVVLNWTAGEFAATHDVYLGAVFEDVNDASRMEPRDVLVSQSQTGTSYAPPIRLDFGRTYYWRVDEVNAAPDSTIFKGETWNFTVEPLAYPVEAVIATSNCVSEEGVGPENTVNGSGLNAVDQHSTGANDMWLTSPAGGEPLYIQFAFDRVYKLHEMLVWNYNVQFELMLGFGIKDVAIEYSDDGANWTMLGDVTFSQATASSTYIANTTVDFRGVGAQYVRIHVNSGYGPMGQFGLSEVRFTYIPVQAREPQPEDGAVDVAVGADLSWRGGREAVSSEVYLSTDPNALQRIDAVSGATVDPGALDLAATYYWRVDEVNEAEAIPAWKGDVWSFSTQEFIVVDDFESYTDDIDAGTTIFDSWLDGWVNETGSTVGYLQAPFAEQTIVHNGSQSMPLFYDNAGGITISETERTFDVPMDWTAHGIKSLSLTFAGAADSVPGQFYLKVNGTKVLYDGAAADLQVSGWLAWTIDVSALGNVNNVTSLVIGVEGAGASGVLYIDDIRLYPQEAELIEPVEPDPTGLVARYELDNDFRDSSGNGNHAQAVGDAAIASDPVRGNVATLDGLGDAIVVPAIGDGTAAEMTISMWARTEVAWTGGFFALYHNNGWDAGDIHMHVSNGGYFSAGVNGLAGGDLLGTTLMAVDQWYNVTVTVSASEANLYVNGVRESSRVPTAIPESFTLGEGHLGAWLNGANLERALTGQIDDVHIYNRVLSYAEVMSLASRTTPLYKPF from the coding sequence ATGAGTAAGAGACATGTCTACTGGATCTCTGTCGTACTGATGTTGCTGATGGTTCAACGTGGCTTCAGCACCAATCCCGACCCGATTGGCCACTGGAAATTCGATGATGGCGCTGGTCTGACGGCCGCGGACTCGTCGCCAGGCGGCTATGACGGAACACTCGAGAACGCCGGCGGGATGGACTGGGTGGCCGGCGTGCTCCGGGGTGCCCTGACTCTTGACGGCACGGGCTATGTCAGTGTGCCGGCCGAGGTGTGGACGCCGGTCAGCACGCAACTGACCATCGCGGTCTGGGCTTTCGGCAGTGAAGGACTGCCCAACAACTGGTTCTTCTTCGCCGGTGATGCAGGTGAGCAGAGGCTGGTTGGCTCTCATCTTCCCTGGGAGGGGACTGTCTACTTTGACACCACTCCAGGATGGGAACGAATCAACAAAGCGGCTCAGCCGGACGAGTATCAAGGCCAGTGGCGTCACTGGACGTTCGTCAAAAACGCTGATACCGGAGACAAGAAGATCTATCTCGACGGTGAGTTGTGGCACAGTGGCAGTGGATTCACCACCCCGGTTGAAGGGGTGGACGTATTCCGTATCGGTGCCGGTGACAACGGTGCCTTGCCATACACCGGTTTGATTGACGATTTCCAACTGTACGATGTCGAGTTGACACAAGACCAAATCAGGGCCGCCATGCAGGGCATCAGCGCCGAACAGGCCGTCGATCCGATGCCGGAGGACGGGCAGATTGATGTTCCTCGCGACGTAGTGTTGAACTGGACGGCGGGCGAGTTCGCGGCGACGCACGATGTATACCTTGGAGCGGTCTTCGAGGATGTCAATGACGCCAGTCGAATGGAGCCCAGAGATGTCCTGGTGAGCCAGAGCCAGACGGGCACGAGCTATGCGCCGCCGATTCGCCTCGATTTCGGTCGAACCTATTACTGGCGCGTGGACGAGGTCAACGCGGCGCCGGACTCGACGATATTCAAGGGGGAGACGTGGAACTTCACGGTCGAGCCGCTGGCTTATCCGGTAGAGGCGGTTATCGCCACGAGCAACTGCGTCTCTGAGGAAGGGGTCGGACCGGAGAATACGGTCAATGGCTCTGGCCTCAATGCGGTGGATCAGCATTCCACCGGGGCGAACGATATGTGGCTGACCAGTCCTGCCGGCGGTGAGCCCCTTTACATTCAGTTCGCATTCGATCGCGTCTACAAGCTGCACGAAATGCTGGTCTGGAATTACAACGTCCAGTTCGAGTTGATGCTTGGCTTCGGGATCAAAGATGTTGCGATCGAGTATTCCGACGACGGCGCCAATTGGACGATGCTGGGCGATGTGACGTTTAGCCAGGCGACCGCGAGTTCGACCTATATCGCCAACACGACCGTCGATTTCCGCGGCGTGGGGGCTCAGTACGTTCGGATCCATGTCAATAGTGGCTATGGACCAATGGGCCAGTTCGGTCTTAGCGAAGTGCGCTTCACGTACATCCCCGTTCAGGCGCGAGAACCCCAGCCGGAAGATGGAGCGGTCGATGTTGCCGTGGGTGCGGATCTGAGCTGGCGAGGCGGTCGCGAGGCCGTCTCAAGCGAGGTCTATCTCAGCACCGATCCCAACGCCCTGCAACGGATTGATGCGGTCAGTGGGGCGACCGTTGATCCCGGCGCCCTGGATCTGGCCGCGACCTACTACTGGCGGGTGGATGAGGTCAACGAAGCAGAGGCCATCCCTGCGTGGAAAGGTGATGTCTGGAGCTTCTCGACGCAGGAATTCATCGTAGTCGATGACTTCGAAAGCTATACCGATGACATCGACGCCGGCACAACGATCTTCGATAGTTGGCTGGATGGCTGGGTGAACGAGACTGGTTCGACGGTCGGGTACTTGCAGGCGCCGTTTGCCGAGCAGACGATCGTACACAACGGGTCACAGTCGATGCCGCTGTTCTACGACAACGCCGGGGGGATTACCATATCGGAGACCGAGCGGACGTTTGATGTACCGATGGACTGGACGGCTCACGGGATCAAGTCGCTGTCACTGACCTTTGCCGGTGCGGCGGACAGTGTTCCAGGACAGTTTTATCTGAAGGTCAACGGGACAAAGGTCCTCTACGATGGAGCCGCTGCGGATCTTCAAGTCTCCGGCTGGCTGGCCTGGACGATCGATGTGTCCGCTCTCGGTAACGTGAACAATGTCACTTCGCTGGTGATCGGTGTCGAGGGCGCCGGTGCCTCGGGCGTGCTGTACATCGATGATATTCGGTTGTATCCTCAAGAAGCCGAATTGATCGAACCGGTGGAACCGGATCCGACCGGCCTGGTGGCGCGCTATGAACTCGACAACGACTTCCGGGACAGTTCGGGCAACGGCAACCACGCCCAGGCAGTGGGGGATGCTGCGATCGCGAGCGATCCGGTTCGGGGCAACGTCGCGACGCTGGACGGTCTCGGAGACGCCATTGTCGTGCCGGCAATCGGGGATGGCACCGCTGCGGAGATGACGATCTCCATGTGGGCGAGAACCGAAGTGGCCTGGACGGGCGGCTTCTTCGCCCTATACCACAACAATGGCTGGGATGCCGGCGATATCCACATGCACGTCAGCAACGGCGGCTATTTCTCCGCCGGGGTGAACGGTCTGGCCGGCGGCGATCTGCTGGGCACAACGCTGATGGCGGTGGACCAGTGGTACAACGTCACGGTTACGGTGTCGGCCTCCGAGGCGAATCTGTATGTGAACGGTGTCCGCGAGAGTTCGCGCGTCCCGACAGCGATTCCGGAGAGCTTCACCCTTGGCGAAGGCCATCTCGGCGCGTGGCTGAACGGTGCCAACCTGGAACGTGCGCTGACCGGTCAGATCGACGACGTGCATATCTACAATCGCGTCCTCTCCTATGCGGAGGTGATGAGTCTGGCCAGCCGTACGACGCCCTTGTACAAGCCGTTTTGA
- a CDS encoding XylR family transcriptional regulator has protein sequence MGRRIHRGVNGIITRDYPGVMARGKRRIPVVYASYLHAEAQNAHTIVTDDRAIGDLAASHLLERGFRHFGYVGYDEMFWSQRRRESFAAKLHAAGHQCHFWVQNRAPQAHQWPGERKSLAAWLARQPKPLGVMACNDDRARNVVDACQIVGLNVPEEVAVVGVDNDEFVCNLSNPALSSVALNVEEAGYGAAERLDRLMNGLHVEAGSIMVVPTAVVARRSTEAMAIEDPIVAEAVAFIRGNGNKPLQIADVLRHVTISRRALHDRFRRIMGCTVHQYIKRVRVGEIERLLVNTDYTMAEIARTLGFTSPDHIASYFRSVRGVNPFALRRQHLAP, from the coding sequence ATGGGGCGCAGAATCCATCGAGGGGTGAATGGCATCATCACCAGAGACTATCCTGGTGTCATGGCTCGGGGCAAAAGACGCATTCCCGTCGTCTACGCGAGCTATTTGCACGCGGAGGCGCAGAATGCCCACACCATCGTAACGGATGATCGGGCGATCGGCGACCTGGCGGCCAGCCATCTCTTGGAGCGGGGCTTCCGCCATTTTGGCTATGTTGGATATGACGAGATGTTTTGGTCGCAGCGGCGAAGAGAGAGTTTCGCCGCCAAGCTGCATGCCGCTGGACATCAGTGCCATTTCTGGGTGCAGAATCGTGCGCCGCAAGCACACCAATGGCCGGGCGAGCGGAAATCGTTGGCTGCCTGGCTGGCCCGACAACCGAAGCCGCTGGGCGTAATGGCCTGTAATGATGATCGGGCTCGCAACGTGGTCGACGCTTGCCAAATCGTGGGATTGAATGTACCTGAGGAAGTAGCGGTGGTGGGCGTCGATAACGATGAATTTGTCTGCAATCTGTCGAATCCCGCGCTTTCCAGTGTTGCGCTGAATGTGGAGGAAGCGGGCTACGGCGCTGCCGAACGACTGGATCGACTGATGAACGGTCTTCATGTCGAGGCCGGCAGCATTATGGTAGTGCCCACGGCCGTTGTGGCGAGGCGGTCGACCGAAGCCATGGCGATCGAAGATCCTATCGTTGCGGAGGCAGTTGCCTTCATACGGGGCAATGGTAACAAGCCGCTCCAGATCGCCGATGTGCTGCGTCACGTGACTATTTCACGCCGCGCGCTGCACGACCGATTTCGACGAATCATGGGTTGTACCGTGCATCAGTACATCAAACGGGTTCGGGTCGGTGAGATAGAGAGGTTGCTCGTCAACACAGATTACACGATGGCGGAAATCGCTCGTACGCTTGGCTTCACCTCGCCGGACCACATTGCCTCTTACTTCCGGTCGGTACGCGGCGTGAATCCATTTGCCTTGCGGCGACAACATCTCGCGCCATAA
- a CDS encoding adenosylcobalamin-dependent ribonucleoside-diphosphate reductase, which produces MPATDQPVGRPSRQDLRARMLAQRYLRKDPSGQPIETTEQMFRRVAKAIAAVEERSGGPRSVVSALQNAFYRLMASGDFLPNSPTLMNAGREGGMLSACFVLPVPDSIDGIFEALKQTAQVQKAGGGTGFAFDALRPTGDLVASSGGTTSGPLSFMGVFASATGAIQQGAFRRGANMGMMSVHHPDILNFITAKDDSTAFENFNLSVKVTDRFMADLHENPGRPHIVQNPRTGERYVIPKTVPPHACTLADLLPADHANGACWTVMDLWNLIVSHSHRTGEPGICFIDAVNRNNPLPDCGRIEATNPCGEQPLLSNESCNLGSINLSRFVTSDGQDLDWRRLGRVIRRAVRFLDNVIDANTYPTGEIHQTTLAHRKIGLGVMGFADTLILRGIRYDSPEAETLARTIAGFLTETAHAASADLATLRGHFPSWPMSRWAKPPARPMRNAACTTVAPTGSISIIAGCSSGIEPIYSLATTRLALDGQEFFELHPLLERLGQKQGWLTNAVRQALARGEPIDGISAVPRRTAELFVTAHEVSPEWHVRIQAAWQSWIDSAVSKTVNLPAGSAIEDVDKVFRLAHKLGCKGITVYRDGSRAGQTLSGPSETRAQSSSAPIRPRDRVPVAVGRTFKTRVGCGTIFTTVNSDATGLCEVFAALGKAGGCPAQSEATARAVSIALRCGVGPAVLIDQLKGIRCLSTCVARRDNTDIVALSCPDAIARAIDQALAAERLQPDRSPPTGRPCPYCGQPMRRETGCFVCDRCLFNSCG; this is translated from the coding sequence ATGCCTGCAACTGACCAACCGGTCGGCCGCCCGAGCCGTCAAGACCTTCGAGCCAGGATGCTGGCCCAACGCTACCTCCGGAAAGACCCAAGCGGCCAACCCATCGAGACCACCGAGCAGATGTTCCGCCGCGTCGCGAAAGCCATTGCGGCTGTCGAAGAACGGTCCGGTGGGCCCCGCTCCGTAGTCTCTGCCCTGCAGAACGCTTTCTACCGTCTCATGGCCTCGGGTGACTTCCTGCCCAATAGCCCCACGCTGATGAACGCAGGCCGCGAGGGAGGAATGCTCAGCGCGTGCTTCGTGCTGCCGGTGCCCGACAGTATCGACGGGATCTTCGAAGCCCTCAAGCAGACAGCCCAAGTCCAGAAGGCCGGAGGTGGGACAGGTTTTGCCTTCGATGCGCTCCGCCCGACCGGCGACCTCGTCGCCTCCAGCGGCGGCACCACCTCAGGGCCCCTGAGCTTCATGGGCGTATTCGCTTCAGCTACCGGGGCCATCCAACAAGGCGCGTTTCGCCGCGGGGCCAACATGGGCATGATGTCCGTGCACCATCCGGATATCCTGAACTTCATCACCGCCAAAGACGACTCGACCGCTTTTGAGAATTTCAACCTCTCCGTCAAGGTCACAGACCGGTTCATGGCCGATCTCCATGAGAACCCGGGTCGGCCCCACATCGTGCAGAATCCCCGGACGGGCGAGCGGTACGTCATCCCCAAGACCGTGCCACCACACGCCTGTACACTCGCCGACCTGTTGCCGGCCGACCATGCGAACGGCGCCTGCTGGACCGTCATGGACCTCTGGAACCTGATCGTCTCACACAGTCATCGCACGGGCGAGCCGGGGATCTGTTTTATCGACGCCGTTAATCGCAACAACCCCCTGCCCGATTGCGGACGCATCGAGGCCACCAATCCCTGCGGCGAGCAACCGCTGCTGTCCAACGAGTCCTGCAACCTCGGATCGATCAACCTGTCGCGATTCGTCACATCCGACGGTCAGGACCTGGACTGGCGACGCCTCGGCAGGGTCATTCGTCGCGCTGTACGGTTCCTGGACAACGTCATCGATGCCAACACCTACCCAACGGGCGAGATTCACCAAACGACCCTTGCCCATCGCAAGATCGGCCTGGGCGTCATGGGCTTCGCCGACACGCTCATTCTGCGGGGCATCCGTTACGACAGTCCCGAGGCCGAGACACTGGCCCGGACGATTGCAGGATTCCTGACCGAGACCGCCCACGCCGCCAGCGCGGATCTGGCCACACTCAGAGGCCACTTCCCCAGTTGGCCGATGAGCCGCTGGGCCAAGCCGCCCGCACGGCCCATGCGAAACGCCGCCTGTACCACCGTCGCCCCGACCGGCAGCATCAGCATCATCGCCGGCTGCAGCTCGGGCATCGAACCGATCTACAGCCTGGCCACGACGCGTCTGGCCCTGGACGGTCAGGAATTCTTCGAACTGCACCCGCTGCTCGAACGCCTGGGCCAGAAACAAGGCTGGCTGACAAACGCTGTCCGGCAAGCGCTCGCACGCGGTGAACCCATCGATGGGATCTCTGCCGTACCTCGCCGCACGGCCGAGCTGTTCGTCACGGCCCACGAGGTCAGCCCCGAATGGCATGTCCGCATCCAGGCCGCCTGGCAAAGCTGGATCGACAGTGCCGTTTCCAAGACCGTCAATTTGCCCGCCGGTTCTGCGATCGAAGATGTCGACAAGGTCTTCCGGCTCGCTCATAAGCTCGGCTGCAAGGGGATCACAGTCTACCGGGACGGCTCGAGGGCGGGCCAGACCCTGTCGGGACCAAGCGAAACGCGAGCCCAGAGCTCCTCCGCCCCAATCCGCCCCCGAGACCGGGTCCCTGTCGCCGTGGGCCGGACGTTCAAAACCCGCGTCGGATGCGGAACGATCTTCACCACCGTCAACAGCGATGCCACGGGCTTGTGTGAGGTCTTTGCGGCGCTGGGCAAGGCCGGCGGCTGTCCCGCCCAGAGCGAAGCGACAGCCAGGGCGGTTTCCATCGCCCTACGCTGCGGAGTCGGTCCAGCGGTCCTGATCGACCAGCTCAAAGGCATTCGATGCCTGTCAACCTGCGTCGCGCGCAGGGACAACACCGATATCGTCGCCCTGTCCTGTCCCGATGCCATCGCCCGAGCCATCGACCAGGCACTGGCAGCTGAGCGGCTCCAGCCGGACAGGAGCCCCCCCACCGGTCGGCCCTGTCCGTACTGCGGACAGCCCATGAGGCGGGAAACCGGCTGCTTCGTATGCGACCGGTGCCTGTTCAATTCCTGTGGCTGA
- a CDS encoding sodium:solute symporter family transporter: MAWADLFQGGGLLLGGIVTFFLGLKACGGWDQFQAVNADKLRMVLPADHAGLPWTGVVSGMGIVILYYCGLNQFIVQRNLAAKTLRDGQLGVIFAGALWLLVPFAIVMPGIMSHQLYHEQMTKPDEAFPILIRNLVPHGLRGFMFAAIAGAVISSLASMLNSASTIFTMDVYNRMLDRGASQRRLLVLGRLTTLTLMVIGCLLAPVLDNPKYGGVFQYIQQFQGYIWPGVVAAFAFGMLVPTAPGSAGVAALLCGPVFYALFQWFAPEMHFLIQVALSFQLVLMVMGLITFFKPLDTPRVLPIRDDVDVKTRPEVKAFGGFVILAVVGFYLVFW, from the coding sequence GTGGCCTGGGCGGATCTGTTCCAGGGTGGCGGACTGCTCCTGGGTGGAATCGTCACCTTCTTCCTGGGACTGAAAGCCTGCGGCGGCTGGGACCAGTTTCAGGCAGTCAACGCTGACAAACTCCGTATGGTGCTGCCGGCCGATCATGCCGGGTTGCCCTGGACCGGCGTCGTCTCCGGCATGGGGATCGTCATCCTGTATTACTGCGGATTGAACCAGTTCATCGTTCAGCGCAACCTGGCGGCCAAGACCCTGCGGGACGGACAACTGGGTGTCATCTTCGCCGGCGCCCTGTGGCTTCTGGTGCCGTTTGCCATCGTGATGCCCGGTATCATGTCGCATCAGCTTTACCATGAACAGATGACTAAGCCGGATGAGGCCTTTCCCATCCTGATCAGAAACCTGGTCCCCCATGGATTGCGCGGATTCATGTTTGCCGCCATTGCTGGCGCCGTGATCAGTTCGCTGGCGTCCATGCTGAATTCCGCATCCACGATCTTTACCATGGATGTCTACAATCGGATGCTGGACCGAGGAGCTTCCCAGCGGCGGTTGCTGGTATTGGGACGTCTCACGACCCTGACGTTAATGGTCATCGGCTGTCTGCTGGCCCCTGTGCTGGACAATCCGAAATACGGTGGCGTGTTCCAGTATATCCAGCAGTTTCAGGGGTACATCTGGCCGGGTGTAGTCGCTGCCTTTGCCTTTGGCATGTTGGTGCCCACTGCCCCAGGCAGTGCCGGAGTCGCCGCGCTTCTCTGCGGTCCCGTCTTCTATGCGCTGTTTCAGTGGTTTGCGCCCGAGATGCACTTTCTCATTCAAGTGGCGTTGTCCTTTCAGTTAGTGCTGATGGTGATGGGCCTGATCACCTTTTTCAAGCCGCTGGACACGCCGCGTGTCTTGCCTATTCGCGACGATGTCGATGTCAAGACGCGGCCGGAAGTCAAGGCCTTCGGAGGTTTTGTTATCCTGGCAGTTGTAGGATTCTATCTCGTGTTCTGGTGA
- a CDS encoding sodium:solute symporter family transporter codes for MELALFDVVVFLAFFAMVIGTSLFKSKRETSSEDYFLAGRGLTWWLIGISIVAANISTEQFVGMAGQGAGDVGLAVSSWQLVGSVGIVIIAFTLLPRFLKAGIYTMPEYLEYRYNSLARAIMALITVVIYVIVLLCAVLYSGGLTLRTIFGLSLTQGVWLIGVDGRCLYRVGRTQGRGLGGSVPGWRTAPGWNRHLLPGTESLRRLGPVSGSQR; via the coding sequence ATGGAATTGGCTCTCTTCGACGTGGTGGTCTTTCTTGCCTTCTTTGCCATGGTTATCGGTACCAGTCTCTTCAAGAGCAAGAGGGAAACCAGCAGCGAAGACTACTTTCTCGCGGGCCGGGGGCTGACCTGGTGGCTGATCGGCATCTCCATCGTGGCCGCCAATATCTCGACTGAACAGTTTGTAGGCATGGCCGGTCAGGGGGCAGGCGACGTGGGGCTGGCGGTCAGTAGCTGGCAACTGGTCGGCAGTGTCGGTATTGTCATCATCGCCTTCACTCTGCTGCCGCGTTTTCTCAAGGCCGGCATCTATACCATGCCGGAATACCTGGAGTATCGGTACAATTCCCTGGCGCGGGCTATTATGGCCTTGATTACCGTGGTGATCTATGTCATAGTCCTTTTGTGCGCCGTGCTCTATTCCGGCGGACTGACACTTCGCACGATCTTTGGACTCTCACTCACCCAGGGCGTATGGTTGATCGGGGTGGATGGCCGCTGCCTATACCGTGTGGGGCGGACTCAAGGCCGTGGCCTGGGCGGATCTGTTCCAGGGTGGCGGACTGCTCCTGGGTGGAATCGTCACCTTCTTCCTGGGACTGAAAGCCTGCGGCGGCTGGGACCAGTTTCAGGCAGTCAACGCTGA